Proteins encoded together in one Chitinophaga sp. LS1 window:
- a CDS encoding LytTR family DNA-binding domain-containing protein has protein sequence MEIKCIITDDEPVARKGLKSYIEKVPFLSLQAECESPFELNTILKNNQPDVVFLDIEMPELSGIEYLSTITHPPKIIIVSAYEQYALQGYELEVFDYLLKPVSFNRFLKSVNRLHDQLVKTQTATDHIFIKTDKKTKKVLLKDILFIEGKENYIMIYTHNSKEIVYCTLRMMEDNLPQGQFVSIHRSYIVNIAYIEAIEGNQLEVGSYKIPIARNLKENIYKQYIEQNLVTRANKKK, from the coding sequence ATGGAAATAAAATGTATCATTACAGACGATGAACCAGTAGCACGCAAGGGTTTGAAAAGCTATATAGAGAAAGTACCTTTCCTCTCTTTACAGGCAGAGTGCGAATCACCTTTTGAGCTGAATACTATTCTCAAAAACAATCAACCAGATGTTGTTTTTTTAGATATTGAAATGCCAGAGCTTTCCGGCATAGAATATCTTTCAACTATAACCCATCCTCCTAAAATCATCATTGTATCTGCTTATGAACAATACGCATTGCAAGGGTATGAACTTGAAGTATTTGATTACTTATTAAAACCAGTTTCCTTCAACCGCTTCCTCAAATCCGTGAACAGACTACATGATCAACTTGTAAAGACGCAGACGGCAACTGATCATATCTTTATCAAAACGGATAAAAAAACAAAAAAAGTATTGCTGAAAGATATACTGTTTATAGAAGGTAAGGAGAATTATATAATGATATATACCCACAATTCTAAAGAAATAGTGTACTGCACATTAAGGATGATGGAAGATAACTTACCGCAGGGACAGTTTGTATCAATACACCGGTCATACATTGTCAATATAGCATATATTGAAGCGATAGAGGGCAACCAGCTGGAAGTGGGTTCATATAAAATCCCTATTGCACGGAATTTGAAAGAGAATATATACAAGCAATATATTGAACAAAATCTTGTAACGAGGGCGAATAAGAAAAAGTGA
- a CDS encoding helix-turn-helix domain-containing protein: MKESSPLLPRARRVMEQMGQNIHLARRRRKISAQQVADRAGLSRATLWQIEKGSPSVTIGNYFMVLFVLGLENDFLKLAEDDQLGRKLQDAGLVTPQRAPKRNTK; the protein is encoded by the coding sequence ATGAAGGAATCCTCCCCCTTGTTACCACGAGCTCGCCGAGTGATGGAGCAAATGGGACAGAACATTCATCTGGCACGAAGAAGGCGAAAAATAAGCGCTCAACAAGTAGCTGATAGGGCCGGACTGAGCCGGGCTACTCTATGGCAAATTGAAAAAGGATCACCTTCTGTAACGATCGGCAATTACTTTATGGTTTTGTTCGTATTAGGCTTAGAGAACGATTTCCTTAAACTTGCTGAAGATGATCAGCTTGGCAGGAAGTTACAGGATGCCGGGTTGGTAACTCCCCAAAGAGCTCCTAAACGAAATACAAAGTAA
- a CDS encoding Fic family protein, with amino-acid sequence MVSSPAGNQWLKEKFNISGYILTHCSYIGNNDSIEITNKGNIEQVYNRKYAPHEDTPMSHLEFSLKYDDLNLPFLRKVFDNIVIEDIERFIELSPSSKYSKRIGFLFEFLTGKQLAIRKPISGNYVDLLEDDRYVTGNIVKNTRWRINNNLLGTTSYCPIIRKTNKLKELLTQDINAKIEQLKIDFSPSVFHRAINYLYNKETRSSYEIEKEQPTPDRMEKFVALLTQAGTEDTEVMLDERRLTQLQNAIIDNRFAAEGFRDFQNYIGQSLPGYLDLIHYICPPPIFVQSLMAGLMDVSNKTSGISSEIRAAVISFGFVFIHPFEDGNGRIHRFLIHDVLVHDNVVPKGLIIPVSAHMLNNIRGYDGILERYSKPLMQIIKYTKTQEGGIKVLNSEDVEAYYRFPDLTEQSIYLAETIHATLKEDMPEELLFIQRYDEVKRALQDIVDMPDRNINMMILFLHQNKGIFPKRRREQFSKLTDQEIEKMEIEYRKIFELE; translated from the coding sequence ATGGTCTCAAGCCCTGCCGGCAATCAATGGTTGAAGGAAAAGTTTAATATATCTGGGTATATATTGACCCATTGTTCCTACATTGGAAATAATGATTCAATAGAAATTACCAATAAAGGAAATATTGAGCAGGTGTATAACCGAAAGTATGCTCCCCATGAAGACACTCCAATGTCTCATTTGGAATTTTCATTAAAATATGATGATTTGAATCTTCCTTTTTTGAGAAAGGTGTTTGATAATATTGTCATAGAAGATATAGAAAGGTTTATTGAGTTATCTCCATCGAGCAAATATTCCAAAAGAATAGGTTTCTTATTTGAATTTTTAACTGGTAAACAATTAGCGATCAGGAAACCCATTAGTGGGAATTATGTGGATTTATTAGAGGATGATAGATATGTCACCGGAAATATAGTAAAGAATACGCGGTGGCGGATTAATAATAATCTTTTAGGAACGACTTCTTATTGCCCTATAATAAGAAAAACTAATAAGCTAAAGGAGTTATTGACGCAAGACATCAATGCAAAGATTGAACAGTTAAAAATTGATTTCTCGCCATCAGTTTTTCACAGAGCTATTAATTACTTATATAATAAGGAAACAAGATCTTCTTATGAAATAGAAAAGGAGCAACCAACTCCCGATAGAATGGAAAAGTTTGTGGCCTTACTAACACAAGCCGGAACAGAGGATACCGAAGTAATGCTTGATGAGCGCAGATTGACACAGCTGCAGAACGCTATTATTGATAATAGATTTGCAGCCGAAGGATTTAGAGATTTTCAGAACTATATCGGACAGTCCTTACCGGGATACCTGGATTTGATCCACTACATATGTCCACCACCAATTTTTGTTCAGTCTCTGATGGCAGGGCTTATGGATGTTTCTAACAAGACTAGTGGAATATCATCTGAAATCAGGGCTGCTGTCATTTCATTTGGTTTTGTTTTTATTCATCCATTTGAAGATGGGAATGGAAGGATACATCGATTTTTAATTCATGATGTATTAGTGCATGATAACGTTGTTCCTAAGGGACTCATTATACCAGTGTCAGCTCATATGTTAAATAATATAAGAGGTTATGATGGTATACTTGAGCGTTATTCTAAACCATTAATGCAGATTATTAAATACACTAAAACCCAGGAAGGCGGGATTAAAGTCCTGAATTCAGAAGACGTGGAAGCTTACTACCGGTTCCCCGATTTAACAGAACAGAGCATTTATTTGGCAGAAACAATTCATGCGACTTTGAAAGAAGATATGCCCGAAGAATTATTGTTTATACAACGGTATGATGAAGTAAAGCGGGCACTTCAGGATATTGTAGATATGCCAGATCGGAATATAAACATGATGATTTTGTTTTTACATCAGAACAAAGGAATATTCCCGAAGCGTAGGAGGGAACAATTTTCTAAATTGACTGATCAGGAAATAGAAAAGATGGAAATTGAATATCGTAAGATATTTGAGTTAGAATAG
- a CDS encoding helix-turn-helix transcriptional regulator → MKKSTSVRLLTIQEIMVAAGTKHGKEFNIFNNGELVIEPEISIPFLLDHYTIILVTSGKLKMRLNLVEYDIPANSLIICNPNMIFEFLSDMRKCTFIAADFSATLLAETALNKKYMDGFGIYTRQHIPVHGLSQMEVRSIKAIMDLLAIKNKLPKEHPFISELLLNLFRVLFFEVASVLHDKIAAQQIQLNSKEVLVKKFYAELTSNFKKRRNVEFYAERLNVTPKYLTKCVKEIFGKSTSEVITQMVIVEAKFMLSDLSDPISKIAERLAFSDQFFFSKFFKRTTGISPSEYRNLVSD, encoded by the coding sequence ATGAAAAAAAGCACATCAGTAAGGCTACTCACCATACAGGAAATCATGGTTGCTGCCGGCACTAAACATGGCAAAGAATTCAATATTTTCAACAACGGCGAACTTGTAATAGAGCCGGAAATATCCATTCCATTTCTTTTAGACCATTATACAATTATCCTTGTCACAAGTGGAAAATTGAAAATGCGCTTAAATCTTGTTGAATACGACATTCCTGCTAATTCCCTCATCATCTGCAACCCCAATATGATTTTTGAGTTCTTAAGCGACATGCGCAAATGCACTTTCATAGCCGCTGATTTTAGCGCAACGCTTTTGGCAGAAACTGCGTTGAATAAAAAATACATGGATGGATTTGGTATTTACACAAGACAACATATACCCGTACACGGTCTCAGCCAGATGGAAGTCCGCAGTATTAAAGCCATTATGGACCTTCTCGCCATCAAAAATAAATTGCCCAAAGAACACCCTTTTATCAGTGAACTGCTCCTTAATCTATTCAGAGTATTATTTTTCGAAGTTGCCTCAGTATTGCATGATAAAATAGCTGCCCAACAAATTCAGTTAAACAGTAAAGAAGTACTGGTAAAGAAATTCTATGCAGAGCTGACATCTAACTTTAAAAAAAGAAGGAATGTTGAATTCTATGCTGAAAGATTAAACGTCACTCCCAAATATCTCACTAAATGTGTGAAAGAGATTTTTGGTAAATCAACCAGCGAAGTCATTACACAAATGGTCATTGTAGAAGCCAAATTTATGTTAAGCGACCTCTCTGACCCCATCAGTAAAATCGCAGAAAGGTTAGCATTCAGTGACCAGTTCTTCTTTAGTAAATTCTTTAAAAGAACCACCGGCATCAGTCCCAGTGAATATAGAAACCTGGTGTCTGATTAA
- a CDS encoding type II toxin-antitoxin system HipA family toxin yields MQNEKTIYVYADWEGLNGAPLLMGTLNSVHNKGKEIFSFEYEQKWLASGNGQVLDPDLQFYAGRQYGGGEKLNFGLFLDSSPDRWGRVLMKRREAIIARKENRKQATLFESDYLLGVYDEHRIGALRFKLNPDGGFVSGEQELAAPPWTSLRELEKASLQLEQDDFDDDEALKWLNMLMAPGSSLGGARPKASVKDPNGQLWIAKFPSGGDIVDIGGWEAVAMEIAMNAGIKVAPCKAQKFSNKYHTFLSQRFDRNPNGERIHFASAMTMLGYTDGADYTTGVSYLELAEFLIRNGANVNEDLEELWRRIVLNVCMKNTDDHLRNHGFLLTKQGWILSPVYDVNPFPDGTGLTLNISDDDNSLDLDLVRSVITYFRVSNHKAEAIIEQVLNAVCNWRRIAVKIGLPKREQDLMERAFTDQF; encoded by the coding sequence ATGCAAAATGAAAAGACAATATATGTATACGCAGATTGGGAAGGGCTGAATGGAGCGCCATTACTTATGGGCACTTTAAATAGTGTACATAATAAGGGTAAAGAAATTTTTTCTTTCGAATATGAACAAAAATGGCTTGCATCTGGCAATGGTCAGGTGTTAGACCCCGATCTTCAATTTTATGCAGGACGTCAGTATGGTGGTGGCGAGAAACTAAATTTCGGTTTATTTCTCGATTCTTCACCAGACAGATGGGGCCGGGTATTAATGAAAAGACGTGAAGCTATCATAGCAAGGAAAGAGAATCGTAAGCAAGCAACTTTGTTCGAATCCGACTATTTATTAGGTGTATACGATGAACATCGCATAGGTGCATTACGGTTTAAATTAAACCCTGATGGTGGTTTTGTTAGTGGGGAACAAGAATTAGCGGCACCGCCCTGGACGTCATTGCGAGAACTTGAAAAAGCTAGTCTTCAATTAGAACAAGATGACTTTGATGATGACGAAGCATTAAAATGGTTGAATATGCTGATGGCGCCAGGATCCTCACTGGGAGGTGCACGCCCTAAAGCAAGTGTAAAAGATCCTAATGGCCAATTATGGATTGCTAAATTTCCAAGTGGTGGTGATATAGTTGACATTGGTGGGTGGGAAGCTGTCGCAATGGAAATAGCTATGAATGCAGGGATAAAAGTGGCACCATGTAAAGCTCAGAAATTTTCCAATAAGTATCATACTTTTTTAAGTCAACGCTTTGATCGCAATCCGAATGGTGAAAGAATTCATTTTGCATCAGCTATGACCATGCTTGGTTATACTGATGGTGCGGACTATACTACTGGTGTAAGTTATCTGGAATTGGCAGAGTTTCTTATAAGAAATGGCGCAAATGTAAACGAAGATCTTGAAGAGCTTTGGCGTAGAATTGTATTGAATGTTTGTATGAAAAATACAGATGATCATTTGCGCAATCATGGCTTCCTCCTAACGAAACAAGGGTGGATTCTTTCTCCGGTATATGACGTGAACCCATTTCCGGATGGAACTGGCCTGACGCTGAATATTTCAGATGACGATAATTCTTTGGACCTGGATTTAGTACGATCAGTGATTACATATTTTCGGGTATCCAATCATAAGGCTGAAGCAATAATTGAGCAGGTATTAAATGCAGTTTGTAATTGGCGAAGAATTGCGGTGAAAATAGGGTTGCCTAAGCGGGAACAGGATTTGATGGAAAGAGCATTTACTGACCAGTTTTAA
- a CDS encoding ABC transporter ATP-binding protein has product MANPYISLLRTAWHYARKERRRYVLVYAMFTVSAIIYALYPMLLGWFINKIQQDTQQVLHFAFLYAASYFGLKVLEWCFHGPARVMERDLAFNLSRNFLHTRYHQVLHLPVKWHQDHHSGATINRIRKAYEALKTFFDHGFMYLRAIGKLIFSVIAIVYFSPLFGTIGVVLGAITIWVIFKFDKPFIRTLDEVNEREHVVSSTLFDSLSNIMTVITLRLEKSMETGLLSKVALILPPFKKNVRINEWKWFVADMLITLIYCVIAVGYILQNWKQGTVFYVAGLVTLLGYVNQFTSVFYDFAWQYTDITQYNTSVQTAANIDSAFKQQHRPDAHTDLPHTWQEIQIRDLSFSHREKYDAEHGPQSLHGLNLRIPRGKRIALIGESGSGKSTLLSLLRGLYEPRPGMQLTVDGMAYDMDTLNETVTLFPQEPEIFENTIAYNVTLGLPFSEADIHAVCENAHFTDVISQLPMGLESDIREKGVNLSGGQKQRLALARGILAARESEVVLLDEPTSSVDPKTEVMIYNKLFAAFADKAVISSIHRLHLLPQFDYVYVLHQGRIVDEGTFEHLRNNSPIFQELWKHQKDTMGKHFQ; this is encoded by the coding sequence ATGGCCAACCCATATATCTCCCTGCTGCGCACTGCCTGGCATTACGCACGAAAGGAGAGGAGGAGATATGTACTGGTGTATGCCATGTTTACAGTTTCTGCTATTATTTACGCATTATACCCAATGCTGCTGGGATGGTTTATCAATAAGATCCAACAGGATACTCAGCAGGTATTACACTTCGCTTTCCTTTACGCCGCCAGTTATTTCGGCCTAAAAGTACTGGAATGGTGCTTCCACGGCCCTGCCCGTGTAATGGAACGGGACCTTGCTTTTAACCTGAGCCGTAACTTCCTCCATACCCGATATCACCAGGTACTGCACCTGCCCGTAAAATGGCACCAGGATCACCATAGTGGCGCCACCATCAATCGTATCCGTAAGGCATACGAAGCCCTGAAGACCTTCTTCGATCATGGCTTTATGTATTTAAGAGCTATTGGGAAACTGATCTTTTCTGTCATTGCCATCGTTTATTTCTCGCCATTATTTGGTACCATCGGTGTTGTGCTCGGTGCCATCACCATCTGGGTGATCTTTAAATTTGACAAGCCTTTTATTCGTACACTGGATGAGGTGAATGAAAGAGAGCATGTGGTCTCTTCGACCCTGTTCGATAGTCTTTCCAATATCATGACAGTAATTACCCTGCGTTTGGAAAAGAGCATGGAAACTGGCTTATTATCAAAAGTAGCCCTGATACTACCTCCATTTAAAAAGAACGTCCGGATCAATGAATGGAAATGGTTTGTAGCTGATATGTTGATCACCCTTATTTATTGTGTAATAGCGGTAGGATACATATTGCAAAACTGGAAACAGGGAACGGTATTTTATGTAGCTGGCCTCGTTACGCTACTGGGATATGTGAACCAATTCACCAGCGTGTTCTACGATTTTGCCTGGCAGTATACAGATATTACACAGTACAATACCTCTGTACAAACGGCCGCCAATATTGATAGCGCATTCAAACAACAACACCGCCCTGATGCACATACAGACCTGCCGCACACCTGGCAGGAGATTCAGATAAGAGACCTGAGCTTTTCTCACAGAGAAAAATACGATGCCGAACATGGACCACAAAGTCTGCATGGCCTGAACCTCCGTATACCCCGTGGTAAACGGATAGCACTGATAGGAGAAAGTGGCAGTGGTAAAAGTACGCTCTTATCCTTATTGAGAGGACTATATGAGCCGCGCCCGGGTATGCAACTGACAGTAGATGGAATGGCATACGACATGGATACGCTCAATGAAACAGTGACCCTCTTTCCACAGGAGCCTGAGATCTTTGAGAATACCATTGCTTACAATGTGACCCTGGGGCTGCCTTTCAGCGAAGCTGATATACATGCAGTATGTGAAAACGCACATTTTACAGATGTGATCAGCCAGCTGCCTATGGGCCTGGAATCGGATATCCGTGAAAAAGGGGTGAACCTATCCGGTGGACAAAAACAACGACTGGCGCTGGCCAGAGGTATACTCGCGGCACGTGAAAGTGAAGTGGTATTGCTGGATGAACCTACCAGTAGTGTAGATCCTAAGACGGAAGTCATGATTTACAATAAGCTGTTTGCGGCATTTGCAGATAAGGCTGTGATCTCTTCTATTCATCGCCTGCACCTGCTGCCACAATTTGACTATGTGTATGTGTTGCACCAGGGGCGTATTGTGGATGAAGGGACATTTGAACATCTTCGGAATAATAGTCCGATCTTTCAGGAGTTATGGAAACACCAGAAGGATACGATGGGGAAGCATTTTCAGTAA
- a CDS encoding VF530 family DNA-binding protein yields the protein MESKDPLHGITLEKLLTQLVDAYGWDELGYQIRINCFISNPSVQSSLRFLRKTPWARTKVEEFYKDALKSGKVK from the coding sequence ATGGAATCAAAAGATCCTCTACACGGCATTACGCTTGAGAAATTGCTTACCCAACTGGTAGATGCTTATGGGTGGGATGAGTTGGGGTACCAGATCAGGATCAACTGCTTTATTAGTAATCCTTCGGTTCAATCTTCTCTCAGGTTTCTTCGCAAAACACCGTGGGCAAGAACAAAGGTGGAAGAGTTTTATAAAGATGCGCTGAAAAGTGGGAAGGTGAAATAA
- a CDS encoding ExbD/TolR family protein, with protein MARAKLARKSTSVDMTAMCDVVFLLLNFFIMTTTFKPDEPVAIVTPSSINTSLLPDADVILISIDKNGRVFFDMQGQGQRQKLIQDINDQFKLGLSDAQIINFTMGASVGTDLNHLKEYLSLKSNDRKKSPLEKGIPTDSTNNELVTWIEYGRAAQTSNIKQLKYCIKADNETPYPVVRRVLDTFKEKNIQHVNLVTNLEAAPEGTAAAVKS; from the coding sequence ATGGCCAGAGCTAAATTAGCAAGGAAGTCTACATCAGTTGATATGACAGCGATGTGTGACGTGGTGTTCCTTCTCCTGAATTTCTTTATTATGACGACCACCTTTAAACCGGATGAACCTGTTGCAATCGTTACACCTTCTTCTATAAATACATCACTCTTACCTGATGCGGATGTCATTTTAATTAGTATCGATAAAAACGGACGTGTATTTTTCGACATGCAGGGTCAGGGCCAACGGCAAAAGTTAATTCAGGATATCAATGATCAGTTTAAACTGGGATTATCAGATGCGCAGATCATTAACTTTACAATGGGGGCATCAGTAGGAACAGATCTTAACCATCTGAAAGAATACCTTTCTTTAAAATCTAATGACAGGAAAAAATCACCGCTTGAAAAAGGGATTCCAACTGATTCAACCAATAATGAATTAGTAACCTGGATTGAATACGGCAGGGCCGCTCAGACCAGTAATATCAAGCAATTGAAATATTGTATCAAGGCGGATAATGAAACACCTTATCCGGTAGTAAGGAGAGTACTGGATACTTTTAAGGAGAAAAATATACAACATGTGAATCTGGTCACGAATCTGGAAGCAGCTCCGGAAGGGACGGCAGCGGCGGTAAAGAGTTAA
- a CDS encoding NAD(P)-dependent oxidoreductase yields MQPHTTIAVIGGTGKSGQYLVKALLQQNFAVRLLVRNHAINDPRITLIQGDARDLTAVKTLVAGADALISTIGQRGNDLPIFSAATANVMQTHIQRYIVTTGLSVNTPNDEKSPWVTQATDWMYQHYPATTSDKQTEYELLQNSQLNWTMVRLPLIELTDDNTGVTVSLTDCPSGKISATSLGNFLVRQLDDQTYYRTAPFIGNV; encoded by the coding sequence ATGCAACCACATACCACTATCGCCGTTATCGGTGGTACCGGTAAATCCGGCCAATACCTCGTAAAAGCTCTCCTTCAACAAAACTTCGCCGTGCGATTGCTAGTCCGCAACCACGCTATAAACGACCCGCGAATCACATTAATTCAGGGAGATGCCAGAGATCTAACAGCAGTCAAAACACTCGTAGCAGGAGCCGATGCCCTTATCAGCACCATCGGACAACGGGGCAATGACCTGCCCATATTCAGCGCAGCCACTGCTAATGTGATGCAGACACATATTCAACGTTATATTGTGACTACCGGATTAAGTGTAAATACCCCAAATGATGAAAAAAGTCCATGGGTAACACAGGCTACAGATTGGATGTATCAACATTACCCCGCCACCACCAGCGATAAACAAACTGAATACGAATTATTGCAAAATAGTCAGCTGAACTGGACAATGGTCCGGCTGCCGTTAATTGAACTGACTGATGATAATACCGGCGTGACCGTTAGTCTCACTGATTGTCCCTCCGGTAAGATCAGTGCGACCAGCCTGGGAAACTTTCTGGTGAGACAGCTGGATGATCAAACATACTACAGGACTGCACCATTTATAGGTAATGTATAA
- a CDS encoding GH92 family glycosyl hydrolase, whose product MKRIILSLAVVSVFFQYTAAQSPLYTSVDPFIGSGGDGHIFVGPSTPFGMVKPGPDCKGHSNSGYIADKKAPLLGFSQTHVSGTGGGPKYGNIQIMPFSGDFDSIYQESPRGEEIAQAGYYSILLEKWKIKAELTTADRASFYRFVFNKKGKKAIKLDAGFFLGEPSTPNPDAREAQQFVGAEVTVTGNNEIRGYTRIRGGWNNGTAYTVYFALIFDHPFNTFSTWKNKQLYPGKNTQFDSGEKTGAIAYFDGTAGDTIQVKIGISYISTEKARYNLDQEIPDWQFNKVLAANQQKWEKLLNKVEIDQTATQEQRIMFYTGLYHTMLMPVDRTGENPLWISNEPYYDDFYAIWDTFRSSNPLLTLITPSREVSIVNSLLNIYHRDGYMPDARSGNYNGRTQGGSNADVLIADAYVKGLQGIDYNQGLQAMLKNADVPPGGIEEKEGRGGLTDYNTLGYVSTRFVRAGTRTVEYAYNDYCIATVAKGLQQDRLYNRFLKQSDNWQNLWRPYENNGATGFILPRNSDGRWVDTIDCNVLNAPVKKMEYNPLAVDYPLCVCWWCAFFYEASSWEYSLYVPHDVKTLISKSGGEEAFRKRLDIFFNNKYYNVSNEPSFLTPNLYHWIGRPDLSSIRIHHIIDSSYNTSAAGLPGNDDSGAMSSWLDFHMMGLFPNAGQSYYLINAPYFSKTVIHQENGKDFAIIAHHLSKKNSYIRSVKLNGQGYDKSWIEHQDIVNGGELVLEMGDQPSTWGTQVRPPSK is encoded by the coding sequence ATGAAACGGATTATTCTATCATTGGCAGTGGTCTCTGTATTTTTTCAATATACAGCAGCACAATCCCCCTTATATACCTCCGTAGATCCTTTCATCGGCTCCGGTGGAGATGGGCATATCTTTGTAGGCCCATCTACCCCTTTTGGCATGGTAAAACCAGGCCCGGATTGTAAAGGCCATAGCAACAGCGGATATATTGCGGATAAGAAAGCCCCCCTCTTAGGCTTTAGCCAGACCCATGTAAGCGGTACCGGTGGCGGACCAAAATACGGGAACATTCAGATTATGCCTTTCTCCGGCGATTTTGATTCCATCTATCAGGAATCCCCCAGGGGTGAAGAGATCGCCCAAGCAGGCTATTACAGCATACTACTGGAAAAGTGGAAGATCAAAGCAGAACTGACCACCGCCGACAGAGCGTCCTTCTATCGTTTTGTATTCAACAAAAAAGGAAAGAAAGCCATAAAACTGGATGCCGGTTTTTTCCTCGGTGAACCGTCTACCCCCAATCCCGATGCACGCGAAGCACAGCAGTTCGTAGGCGCTGAAGTGACAGTAACGGGCAATAACGAGATAAGGGGCTACACCCGCATCAGGGGAGGATGGAATAATGGTACTGCCTATACAGTTTATTTTGCCCTGATATTCGACCATCCTTTCAATACCTTCTCCACCTGGAAAAACAAACAATTATATCCCGGGAAAAACACCCAGTTTGACTCCGGCGAAAAGACCGGCGCTATCGCCTATTTTGATGGCACAGCCGGAGATACGATACAGGTAAAGATTGGTATCTCTTACATCAGCACAGAGAAAGCACGCTATAACCTGGATCAGGAAATTCCTGACTGGCAGTTTAACAAAGTACTGGCAGCCAACCAGCAAAAATGGGAGAAACTACTCAACAAAGTAGAGATCGATCAAACCGCTACACAGGAACAGCGCATTATGTTTTATACCGGCCTGTATCATACCATGCTGATGCCTGTGGACAGAACCGGAGAAAATCCTTTATGGATCTCTAATGAGCCTTATTATGACGATTTCTATGCCATATGGGACACCTTCCGTTCTTCCAATCCATTACTCACCCTCATTACGCCTTCACGGGAAGTCAGCATTGTCAATTCCCTCCTCAACATCTACCATCGTGATGGCTATATGCCTGACGCACGCAGTGGCAATTACAATGGCCGTACACAGGGAGGTTCCAATGCCGATGTGCTGATAGCCGATGCTTATGTAAAAGGACTTCAGGGCATTGACTACAACCAGGGACTGCAGGCAATGCTGAAAAACGCCGACGTACCCCCGGGAGGAATTGAAGAAAAAGAAGGACGTGGTGGACTGACGGATTATAATACCCTGGGCTATGTATCTACACGCTTTGTAAGAGCAGGCACACGTACAGTGGAATATGCATACAACGACTATTGTATCGCCACCGTGGCAAAAGGGCTGCAACAGGATAGACTGTACAACCGTTTTCTGAAACAATCTGATAACTGGCAGAACTTATGGAGACCTTATGAGAACAATGGTGCTACCGGGTTTATACTCCCCCGAAATTCCGATGGAAGATGGGTAGACACCATTGACTGTAATGTACTGAATGCGCCTGTCAAAAAGATGGAATACAATCCGCTGGCAGTAGATTATCCGCTGTGTGTATGTTGGTGGTGTGCATTTTTTTATGAGGCCAGCTCATGGGAATATTCTTTGTATGTACCACACGATGTGAAAACGCTGATCAGCAAAAGTGGCGGAGAAGAAGCATTCAGAAAAAGACTGGATATCTTCTTTAACAACAAGTACTACAACGTATCCAATGAACCCTCCTTCCTCACCCCCAATCTATATCACTGGATAGGCAGACCGGATCTGAGCTCTATAAGAATACATCACATTATAGACAGCAGTTATAATACATCTGCTGCTGGTTTACCCGGTAATGATGATTCCGGCGCGATGTCTTCCTGGCTGGATTTCCATATGATGGGGCTCTTCCCAAATGCAGGACAGTCTTATTATCTGATCAATGCACCGTATTTTAGTAAGACGGTAATTCATCAGGAAAATGGAAAGGATTTTGCCATCATCGCACATCATCTTTCAAAAAAGAATAGCTATATCAGGTCGGTAAAACTGAATGGGCAGGGTTATGACAAATCATGGATAGAGCACCAGGATATTGTAAATGGAGGAGAACTGGTACTGGAAATGGGAGATCAACCTTCTACATGGGGCACACAGGTGAGACCACCATCAAAATAA